In Acaryochloris marina S15, a single genomic region encodes these proteins:
- the hemF gene encoding oxygen-dependent coproporphyrinogen oxidase, which produces MTASPSTPSAVINAPPPPSDSKEQVGEFLRGLQDSICDKLQVLDGKSTFQEDSWDRPEGGGGRSRVLREGALLEQGGVNYSEVWGDHLPPSILKQRPEAAGHRFYATGTSMVLHPRSPYVPTVHLNYRYFEAGPVWWFGGGIDLTPYYPFKEDVVHFHQTMKAACDRHHPEYYSTFKPWCDEYFYLKHRQEMRGVGGLFFDYQDGIGALYRGPHTEGIAAHHSDQLGTLPQRSWDEIFAFAQDCGNAFLPAYVPIIERRRDTEYGDRERNFQLYRRGRYVEFNLVYDRGTIFGLQTNGRTESILMSLPPLVRWEYAYSPEPNTPEAELYETFLKPQDWATG; this is translated from the coding sequence ATGACCGCATCTCCTTCTACGCCTTCAGCGGTAATAAATGCTCCTCCACCCCCTTCAGACTCTAAAGAGCAGGTGGGGGAATTTCTGCGAGGCTTGCAAGACAGTATTTGTGACAAGCTCCAAGTATTGGATGGTAAAAGCACGTTCCAAGAGGATTCCTGGGACCGACCTGAAGGAGGAGGTGGCCGCTCGCGAGTCCTAAGAGAAGGGGCACTCTTAGAGCAGGGTGGTGTGAATTATTCTGAGGTTTGGGGGGATCATTTGCCTCCTTCTATTCTCAAACAACGACCGGAAGCTGCAGGGCATCGATTTTATGCGACGGGGACTTCGATGGTCTTGCATCCACGTAGTCCCTATGTGCCAACGGTGCATCTGAATTATCGATATTTTGAAGCTGGACCTGTGTGGTGGTTTGGTGGCGGGATTGATTTGACCCCTTACTACCCTTTTAAGGAAGATGTGGTCCATTTTCATCAAACGATGAAAGCAGCCTGCGATCGTCATCATCCTGAGTATTACTCGACCTTTAAGCCTTGGTGTGATGAGTACTTTTACCTCAAGCACCGGCAAGAAATGCGAGGTGTTGGCGGTCTTTTCTTTGATTATCAGGATGGTATCGGTGCCCTATACCGTGGTCCCCATACTGAAGGGATTGCTGCCCACCATAGCGATCAGCTGGGTACCTTACCCCAACGATCATGGGATGAAATCTTTGCCTTTGCCCAAGACTGTGGCAATGCCTTTTTGCCTGCCTATGTCCCGATTATTGAGCGACGACGGGATACTGAATATGGTGATCGTGAGCGCAACTTCCAGCTTTATCGCCGAGGTCGATACGTAGAATTTAACTTGGTCTATGACCGAGGAACAATTTTTGGCTTGCAGACCAATGGCCGTACTGAATCTATCCTGATGTCGTTACCACCATTGGTGCGCTGGGAATATGCATATTCTCCCGAGCCTAATACCCCTGAAGCAGAACTATATGAGACTTTCTTAAAACCTCAAGATTGGGCTACAGGGTAG
- the infC gene encoding translation initiation factor IF-3, producing the protein MAPIKKRNQQNQPNINERIRFPEIRVVDADGTQLGIMAPSEAMEIADERDLDLVLVSDKADPPVCRVMDYGKFKFEQEKKAREAKKKQHTSDVKEVKMRYKIQTHDYEVRVNHAKRFLKSGDKVKATVTFRGREIQHSHLAEALLKKMANDLLDFAEIQQAPKREGRNMIMYLSPKK; encoded by the coding sequence GTGGCTCCAATAAAAAAAAGAAATCAACAAAACCAGCCTAATATTAACGAACGTATTCGTTTTCCCGAAATTCGCGTAGTTGATGCAGATGGAACCCAGCTCGGCATTATGGCGCCCAGCGAAGCCATGGAAATCGCCGATGAGCGGGATCTGGATTTGGTGCTAGTGAGTGATAAGGCCGATCCACCAGTTTGCCGGGTCATGGACTACGGTAAGTTCAAATTTGAACAAGAGAAAAAAGCCCGGGAAGCAAAGAAAAAGCAGCATACTTCTGACGTCAAAGAAGTGAAAATGCGCTACAAGATTCAAACCCATGACTACGAAGTGCGGGTAAACCACGCCAAGCGCTTTCTAAAATCTGGCGATAAGGTGAAGGCAACCGTCACATTTAGAGGCCGGGAAATTCAACATTCCCATTTAGCCGAAGCGCTGTTAAAGAAGATGGCGAATGATTTGCTCGATTTTGCAGAAATCCAGCAAGCGCCCAAGCGTGAAGGACGAAATATGATTATGTACCTATCTCCGAAGAAATAG
- the psbP gene encoding photosystem II reaction center PsbP has product MFKRIAALALIILSLTLQACASDTAGLQAYADNIDGYTFMYPNGWAPIKVPGSSDVVFHDLIEETENVSVVVSDITSDTQLTDLGDPTEVARTLLNAVIAPSQSGQEADLLAAASRTEDEKVYYALEYSIDLPIGKRHNLSTVVVRRGKLFTLSLSTPESRWTKVEPVFQRVVDSFSVY; this is encoded by the coding sequence ATGTTCAAAAGAATCGCAGCACTTGCACTCATTATTTTAAGTCTGACCTTACAAGCCTGCGCGTCTGATACAGCCGGATTGCAAGCTTATGCAGACAATATTGATGGTTATACTTTTATGTATCCCAATGGCTGGGCACCCATCAAAGTTCCCGGTAGCTCTGACGTCGTGTTTCATGACCTGATTGAAGAAACCGAAAATGTGAGCGTAGTTGTTAGTGACATTACCAGTGATACTCAGTTGACCGATTTAGGGGATCCAACTGAAGTGGCTCGCACTCTTTTGAATGCGGTGATTGCGCCTTCCCAATCGGGTCAAGAAGCGGATTTATTGGCGGCAGCTTCGCGAACAGAAGATGAGAAAGTCTATTACGCCCTTGAATATTCGATTGATTTACCCATTGGTAAACGCCATAACCTCTCAACTGTGGTTGTTCGTCGGGGTAAGCTGTTTACTCTCAGCCTTTCTACACCAGAGTCTCGTTGGACTAAGGTTGAGCCTGTTTTTCAGCGTGTCGTTGATTCATTCTCTGTTTATTAA
- a CDS encoding S-methyl-5'-thioadenosine phosphorylase — translation MAQAKIGIIGGSGLYKMEALTDVEEVQVKTPFGDPSDALIVGTLEGTRVAFLARHGRNHHLIPSELPFRANIYAMKSLGVEYLISASAVGSLKEEAKPLDMVVPDQFIDRTKNRVSTFFGNGIVAHIGFGDPICGALAGVVGDAIASLNLPDVTLHRQGTYVCMEGPAFSTKAESNLYRSWGGTVIGMTNLPEAKLAREAEMAYATLALVTDYDCWHPEHNSVTVEMIIGNLHKNASNAQSVIKETVKRLSQSPPASKAHNALKHAIFTPLDQAPATTKEQLSLILQKYL, via the coding sequence ATGGCTCAGGCAAAAATTGGCATTATTGGCGGTAGTGGCCTTTATAAAATGGAGGCTCTGACAGATGTAGAAGAAGTTCAAGTCAAGACTCCTTTTGGTGATCCTTCAGATGCGCTCATTGTGGGCACCTTAGAGGGAACACGAGTTGCTTTCCTAGCCCGCCATGGCCGGAATCATCATCTTATCCCGAGTGAATTACCCTTCCGGGCCAATATCTATGCCATGAAATCTTTGGGTGTTGAGTATTTGATCTCCGCTTCGGCAGTTGGCTCCCTCAAGGAAGAAGCGAAACCTTTGGATATGGTGGTGCCGGACCAGTTTATCGATCGAACAAAGAATCGCGTCTCCACCTTCTTTGGTAATGGCATTGTGGCCCATATTGGTTTTGGTGACCCTATTTGTGGGGCTTTGGCTGGGGTAGTGGGAGATGCGATCGCATCTCTGAATCTCCCAGACGTAACCCTTCATCGCCAGGGCACCTACGTGTGCATGGAAGGTCCTGCCTTTTCCACCAAAGCAGAATCGAACCTATATCGCAGCTGGGGTGGCACCGTCATTGGCATGACCAATTTGCCTGAAGCTAAACTGGCACGGGAAGCAGAAATGGCCTATGCCACCCTCGCCCTAGTCACCGACTATGATTGCTGGCACCCAGAACATAACAGCGTCACGGTAGAAATGATTATTGGCAACCTCCACAAGAATGCGAGTAATGCCCAAAGCGTGATTAAAGAAACCGTTAAACGCCTGAGTCAGTCGCCCCCTGCTTCCAAGGCTCATAATGCTCTAAAGCACGCGATCTTTACCCCCTTGGATCAGGCTCCAGCAACTACCAAAGAACAACTCTCCTTAATTTTACAAAAGTATCTTTAG
- a CDS encoding YciI family protein, translated as MPWYIKIERGIVDKTTFDRHVPAHLAYVKTLKSHQAKTGYWRESAGGMLIFEAQSYEEAQDIVEQDPLILNHCVEYELHEWVQVGGQPL; from the coding sequence ATGCCCTGGTATATCAAAATTGAACGCGGCATTGTGGATAAAACCACATTTGATCGCCATGTGCCCGCCCATCTGGCCTATGTTAAAACCTTGAAGAGCCACCAGGCGAAAACGGGCTATTGGCGAGAGAGTGCAGGAGGCATGCTGATCTTTGAGGCCCAGTCCTACGAAGAAGCTCAAGACATCGTAGAGCAAGACCCCCTGATCTTGAACCATTGTGTTGAATACGAATTACATGAATGGGTACAAGTTGGAGGGCAGCCTTTATAG